One part of the Natrinema salinisoli genome encodes these proteins:
- a CDS encoding acetyl-CoA carboxylase codes for MTTEHIESPMPGVFYARPDPDEATFVDEGDEVAEGDVVGLVGVMKNFHDITAPADGTITEIIAENEEEVDAGDELLVLETN; via the coding sequence ATGACGACAGAACATATCGAATCGCCGATGCCCGGCGTCTTCTACGCGCGACCGGATCCGGACGAAGCAACGTTCGTTGACGAAGGTGACGAGGTCGCTGAGGGAGACGTCGTCGGATTGGTCGGTGTCATGAAGAACTTCCACGATATCACGGCCCCTGCGGACGGAACGATCACCGAGATCATCGCGGAAAACGAAGAAGAAGTCGACGCTGGTGACGAACTCCTGGTTCTCGAGACCAACTGA
- a CDS encoding amidase family protein: MDVDELGENVRARLVIGRALTAVDDGAGYVAAQNVRQEFEAVVNDRLGTYDALLLPTTPMTAPDYGEVTEDADLLRTIANTGPFNLTGNPALSVPVMAGEDGNGDPVGCQIVTDWYDEAMAVALGQKLETAG, translated from the coding sequence GTGGACGTCGACGAACTCGGCGAGAACGTCCGTGCTCGTCTCGTCATCGGGCGGGCGTTGACGGCGGTAGACGACGGTGCGGGCTACGTCGCTGCACAGAACGTTCGCCAGGAGTTCGAGGCGGTCGTCAACGATCGCCTCGGGACCTACGACGCACTCTTGCTTCCGACCACCCCGATGACTGCACCCGACTACGGAGAGGTGACTGAAGACGCCGATCTACTGCGGACCATCGCCAACACTGGCCCGTTCAACCTTACTGGCAACCCCGCACTCTCGGTCCCGGTCATGGCGGGCGAAGATGGGAACGGTGACCCGGTAGGCTGCCAGATCGTGACCGACTGGTACGACGAAGCGATGGCCGTTGCGCTCGGCCAGAAGCTCGAGACCGCCGGATGA